A single genomic interval of Bradyrhizobium japonicum USDA 6 harbors:
- a CDS encoding DUF3892 domain-containing protein produces the protein MTSRIRIQCINKTDRQNPHERIKNVGGVNPDGSRWKQSVDHTIKEIENGVWEFYVEEKRTADVIVAVHNGHKYIKTKADGIQPDNLLSLPECP, from the coding sequence GTGACCAGCCGCATACGAATTCAATGCATCAACAAGACTGACAGGCAGAACCCTCACGAGCGAATCAAAAACGTTGGCGGAGTAAACCCGGACGGGTCTAGGTGGAAGCAATCCGTCGATCACACGATCAAAGAAATCGAAAACGGTGTATGGGAGTTCTATGTCGAGGAAAAGCGCACGGCCGATGTGATTGTGGCCGTCCACAACGGGCACAAGTACATCAAGACGAAGGCCGACGGCATTCAACCGGACAATTTGCTTTCACTCCCTGAGTGCCCCTAA